One genomic window of Halovivax cerinus includes the following:
- a CDS encoding radical SAM protein: MTDPESLTVTIVDGYVDEPAHFGVPPYVSTYPRYTAGALVDAGVPTDRITYHTIDGLREHPSRWRDVDEADLFVYLGGITVPGKYVGGTPAEPDEVKELAWTANGTTLLGGPVRFGVGEANEGATETQRQDLDFDFVAKGDVEAAAHDLVRNGLEGFGDRMRDVEEATRWAKTGAFVVEQHPNHPDYLICELETSRGCAYRCSFCTEPLYGDPTFRPPESVIDEVDALSEYGVRHFRLGRQADMLAYGGDGEAPNPDALETLYAGIRAVAPELETLHLDNINPVTIARWPSSARRGLEIIAEYNTPGDTAAFGLESADPVVQDENNLAVSTDECLEAVRIVNEAGGWRPGDDPDDAPTFGSDAAMRLPKLLPGINLVHGLAGEREQTYEHNLDFLHRVYDEGLLLRRVNIRQVMAFAGTEMSETGADIAIAHKNQFKPYKRRVREEIDNPMLRRLVPSGTILPDVHLEYHQDGTTFGRQLGTYPLLVGIPGERPLETTMDVAIVDHGYRSVTGVPYPLDLNDASLDELTVIPGVGRSRAGDIVVNRPYASVDDVDVDADVDLSPFAVTSR; this comes from the coding sequence ATGACCGACCCCGAGTCGCTCACGGTGACGATCGTCGACGGGTACGTCGACGAGCCGGCTCACTTCGGGGTGCCGCCGTACGTTTCGACGTACCCTCGGTACACCGCCGGAGCGCTCGTCGATGCAGGGGTCCCGACCGACCGGATCACCTACCACACGATCGACGGGCTCCGCGAACACCCATCGCGCTGGCGCGACGTCGACGAAGCGGATCTCTTCGTCTACCTGGGCGGGATCACCGTTCCCGGAAAGTACGTCGGTGGGACGCCCGCGGAACCCGACGAGGTGAAAGAACTCGCCTGGACGGCGAACGGGACGACGCTGCTTGGCGGGCCGGTCAGGTTCGGCGTGGGCGAGGCGAACGAGGGCGCAACGGAGACGCAGCGCCAGGATCTGGACTTCGACTTCGTCGCGAAGGGCGACGTCGAGGCCGCCGCACACGATCTCGTCCGAAACGGGCTGGAAGGCTTCGGCGACCGGATGCGCGACGTCGAGGAGGCGACGCGCTGGGCGAAAACCGGCGCGTTCGTCGTCGAACAGCACCCCAACCACCCCGACTACCTCATCTGCGAACTCGAGACGTCGCGGGGGTGTGCGTATCGATGTTCGTTCTGCACGGAACCGCTGTACGGTGATCCGACGTTCCGACCGCCCGAGAGCGTTATCGACGAGGTCGACGCGCTCTCCGAATACGGCGTTCGCCACTTCCGACTCGGCCGGCAGGCCGACATGCTCGCCTACGGCGGCGACGGGGAGGCGCCGAACCCGGACGCTCTGGAGACGCTGTACGCCGGTATCCGGGCGGTCGCGCCCGAGCTGGAGACGCTCCACCTCGACAACATCAATCCGGTAACGATCGCGCGCTGGCCGTCGTCCGCCCGTCGCGGTCTCGAGATCATCGCCGAGTACAACACGCCCGGTGACACGGCGGCGTTCGGACTCGAATCGGCCGATCCGGTCGTCCAGGACGAGAACAACCTGGCCGTCTCGACCGACGAGTGCCTGGAGGCCGTACGCATCGTCAACGAAGCCGGTGGATGGCGACCGGGCGACGACCCCGACGACGCCCCCACCTTCGGCTCCGACGCCGCGATGCGATTGCCGAAGCTACTTCCGGGGATCAATCTGGTTCACGGCCTCGCTGGCGAGCGCGAGCAGACGTACGAACACAACCTCGACTTCCTCCACCGGGTCTACGACGAGGGGTTGCTTCTTCGACGGGTGAACATCAGACAGGTGATGGCCTTTGCCGGGACGGAGATGTCGGAGACCGGTGCGGACATCGCCATCGCACACAAAAACCAGTTCAAACCCTACAAACGTCGGGTCAGAGAGGAGATCGACAATCCGATGCTCCGACGGCTGGTACCGTCCGGGACGATCCTCCCGGACGTCCACCTCGAATACCACCAGGACGGTACGACCTTCGGTCGACAACTCGGGACGTACCCGCTCCTCGTCGGGATTCCGGGGGAACGACCGCTCGAGACCACGATGGACGTCGCGATCGTCGACCACGGCTACCGGTCGGTCACCGGGGTTCCGTATCCGCTCGATCTGAACGACGCGTCGCTCGACGAACTCACCGTCATTCCCGGTGTCGGCCGTTCGCGCGCCGGTGACATC
- a CDS encoding DUF7559 family protein has translation MPATAEYRCDADECFLDMFEVHYTYDVPDDHDGSDLSCPVCGETDSVREIEL, from the coding sequence ATGCCAGCCACCGCCGAGTATCGCTGTGACGCGGACGAGTGCTTCCTCGACATGTTCGAAGTCCACTACACCTACGACGTGCCCGACGACCACGACGGCTCCGACCTCTCCTGTCCCGTCTGCGGCGAGACCGATAGCGTCCGCGAGATCGAACTGTAG
- a CDS encoding Hsp20/alpha crystallin family protein yields the protein MRDRTVPRSIVDLVYRGVGQVTRTIQRVRTLDSDLLETDGSYLLVVDTPGADTAALDIRYLEGQIQVVVDRPRTTDTTYRTRFLGRSTTLAADIALPDDAVVDPETATARLDSLGTVKIELPKETAADEDRPQGEEIPIDD from the coding sequence GTGAGGGACCGGACAGTCCCTCGCAGCATCGTCGACCTGGTGTATCGAGGTGTCGGACAGGTAACCCGGACGATACAGCGAGTCCGCACCCTCGATTCGGACCTGCTCGAAACCGACGGCTCGTACCTGCTGGTCGTCGACACGCCGGGCGCCGACACGGCCGCACTCGACATACGGTATCTGGAAGGCCAGATACAGGTCGTAGTCGACCGGCCGAGAACGACCGACACCACGTACCGAACCCGGTTTCTGGGTCGATCGACGACGTTGGCCGCCGACATAGCTCTCCCCGACGACGCGGTCGTCGACCCGGAAACGGCGACGGCGAGACTCGATTCGCTGGGGACGGTGAAGATAGAACTCCCCAAGGAGACGGCCGCCGACGAGGACCGCCCGCAGGGCGAAGAGATTCCCATCGACGACTAG
- a CDS encoding NAD(P)/FAD-dependent oxidoreductase translates to MTPEMPPDVTGDAPGNAPLAVGPDAFELDGEGREIAVVGAGAIGATCAYDLARRGADVTLYDRGSVASGSSGRAAGVCYAAFADELDAEIGRESIERFRQLSGDETFPFVECPYVFLAREGDDERAEAIRRDVVRMQENGLVAVEMDGDALGERFDSLRTDDVAVAGVAGAAGYTDPAQYTACLAAAADGAGASLRPDTPVSISIDPTAITESDGSSTTYDAIVVTAGAHTKALLAAAGVDIAMKPYRVKALTATATYDEPVCFDATEDFYVRPHPDGLLAGNGTEFVEADPDDWDRSAPDEFATSLLDRVEHRYPSLDPSLRRAWSGLCTATPDGDPLVGEVADDVFVATGFQGHGFMRAPAIGERLAERVLGGDAIGAFDPSRVDADVSFEIHAGMSIETGE, encoded by the coding sequence ATGACGCCCGAAATGCCGCCGGACGTCACCGGAGATGCGCCAGGAAACGCCCCACTCGCCGTCGGTCCGGATGCGTTCGAACTCGACGGCGAGGGGAGGGAGATCGCCGTCGTCGGTGCGGGTGCGATCGGGGCGACGTGTGCGTACGACCTCGCTCGTCGCGGTGCCGACGTCACGCTGTACGATCGCGGCTCGGTCGCGAGCGGATCGAGCGGTCGGGCCGCTGGCGTCTGCTACGCCGCGTTCGCCGACGAACTCGACGCGGAGATCGGTCGCGAGTCGATCGAACGGTTTCGGCAACTCTCGGGCGACGAGACGTTCCCGTTCGTCGAGTGCCCGTACGTGTTTCTCGCACGTGAAGGCGACGACGAGCGGGCCGAGGCGATCAGGCGAGACGTCGTCCGTATGCAGGAGAACGGGCTCGTCGCGGTCGAAATGGACGGTGACGCCCTCGGCGAACGGTTCGACTCACTCCGGACGGACGACGTCGCCGTCGCCGGCGTCGCCGGGGCGGCCGGCTACACCGATCCGGCCCAGTACACGGCGTGTCTGGCCGCTGCGGCGGACGGTGCCGGTGCGTCGCTACGCCCCGACACGCCGGTGTCGATCTCGATCGACCCGACGGCCATCACGGAGTCGGACGGGTCGTCGACGACGTACGACGCCATCGTCGTGACCGCCGGTGCACACACGAAAGCACTACTCGCGGCGGCGGGCGTCGACATCGCGATGAAACCGTACCGTGTCAAAGCGCTCACGGCCACGGCCACGTACGACGAGCCCGTGTGTTTCGACGCGACCGAAGACTTCTACGTGCGGCCCCACCCGGACGGGCTTCTGGCGGGCAACGGCACCGAATTCGTCGAAGCCGACCCCGACGACTGGGACCGATCAGCACCGGACGAGTTCGCGACGTCCCTCCTTGATCGGGTGGAACATCGCTATCCGTCACTGGACCCATCGCTCCGCCGGGCATGGTCGGGGCTCTGTACGGCCACGCCTGACGGCGATCCGCTCGTCGGCGAGGTTGCAGACGACGTCTTCGTTGCGACCGGGTTCCAGGGACACGGGTTCATGCGCGCTCCGGCGATCGGCGAGCGCCTGGCCGAGCGGGTTCTCGGGGGTGACGCCATCGGTGCGTTCGACCCCTCCAGGGTCGACGCTGACGTCTCGTTCGAGATCCACGCAGGAATGAGCATCGAAACCGGCGAGTGA
- a CDS encoding creatininase family protein, protein MPTLATCSTREAADAIERADVAVVPTGSTEQHGPALPLGMDHYAARAFAGAVAERDDVVSLPTIPVGVSPHHMQFDGSLTVSAETFAAYVRETVESLSEHGLRKVVFVNGHGGNVDALSRVARDLRATETAFAPTWNWWDAVDDLADDRFDEGGGHADAAESSLVWHLHEEHVDPDALTDAEAGGADSWGSSVHGATVGFDTIDFTESGAVGKPTQASPEAGADLFDAAASELAALVDWLAARPIADCWQRDHR, encoded by the coding sequence ATGCCAACGCTTGCGACGTGTTCGACGCGCGAGGCGGCCGACGCGATCGAACGAGCCGACGTGGCGGTGGTGCCGACAGGCAGTACCGAACAGCACGGCCCGGCGCTCCCGCTGGGGATGGATCACTACGCGGCGCGGGCGTTCGCAGGCGCCGTCGCCGAACGAGACGACGTCGTTTCCCTGCCAACGATTCCGGTCGGCGTCAGTCCACACCACATGCAGTTCGACGGCTCGCTCACCGTCTCCGCGGAGACGTTCGCCGCGTACGTTCGTGAGACCGTCGAGAGTCTGAGCGAGCACGGTCTGCGGAAAGTCGTCTTTGTCAACGGTCACGGCGGTAACGTCGACGCACTCTCGAGGGTCGCTCGAGACCTGCGGGCGACCGAGACGGCGTTCGCCCCGACGTGGAACTGGTGGGACGCGGTCGACGATCTCGCCGACGACCGCTTCGACGAGGGTGGCGGGCACGCGGACGCCGCCGAATCGAGTCTCGTCTGGCACCTCCACGAAGAACACGTCGATCCGGACGCCCTTACGGACGCCGAAGCCGGGGGTGCCGATTCCTGGGGGTCGTCGGTCCACGGCGCGACCGTCGGGTTCGACACCATCGATTTCACCGAGAGCGGGGCCGTCGGAAAGCCGACGCAGGCCTCTCCCGAGGCGGGAGCGGACCTGTTCGACGCGGCGGCGTCGGAACTCGCCGCGCTCGTCGACTGGCTGGCCGCTCGTCCGATCGCCGACTGCTGGCAGCGTGACCACCGATGA
- a CDS encoding DUF7388 family protein — translation MLTEHTKARTDGSVSRIGLDGLALKPTETAIEDLASVPAATVTIDYEGRESLPAADALARLAESTDVRVTTPVRADGFDPLGDDSLAAALPATVGRVLVAGHPAYLSEAERTRAVAPRLGAALEGEDDAWVGTESIERIAMATGAGQFDLLSPNTKRGVRAVRAAGFAGDVAVYAPVVATDDEDALLDAVGAYVARRSSVARALPDDAQTDAGATGDARETLLAAVDDYALVGDASSIRDRIERLRSVGVTAIVGYPARGLETLLGR, via the coding sequence ATGTTGACCGAACACACGAAAGCGCGTACCGACGGGTCCGTCTCGCGAATCGGACTGGATGGGCTCGCCCTCAAGCCGACAGAGACAGCGATCGAGGACCTCGCGTCTGTCCCGGCCGCGACGGTGACGATCGATTACGAGGGCCGGGAGTCGCTCCCTGCCGCCGACGCCCTGGCTCGCCTCGCTGAATCGACCGACGTCCGCGTGACGACGCCGGTCAGAGCCGACGGATTCGACCCACTGGGTGACGACTCGCTGGCCGCAGCACTACCGGCTACCGTCGGGCGGGTTCTCGTTGCCGGCCACCCCGCGTACCTTTCCGAAGCGGAACGGACGCGCGCCGTCGCCCCGCGCCTGGGCGCCGCGCTCGAGGGCGAGGACGACGCCTGGGTGGGGACAGAGAGCATCGAGCGTATCGCGATGGCGACCGGTGCCGGGCAGTTCGACCTGCTCTCCCCGAACACGAAACGAGGGGTCAGAGCCGTCCGGGCGGCCGGCTTCGCGGGCGACGTCGCCGTCTACGCGCCGGTCGTGGCGACCGACGACGAGGACGCGCTCCTCGACGCAGTCGGAGCGTACGTCGCCCGCCGGTCGTCGGTCGCGAGGGCGCTACCGGACGATGCACAGACGGACGCCGGAGCGACCGGCGACGCCCGGGAGACGCTCCTGGCTGCCGTCGACGACTACGCCCTCGTGGGCGACGCCTCGTCGATACGCGATCGGATCGAGCGACTGCGATCCGTCGGGGTCACCGCCATCGTGGGCTATCCCGCTCGCGGTCTCGAGACGCTCCTCGGGCGGTAG
- a CDS encoding NUDIX hydrolase yields the protein MDSLDIEPITRHTPTPIDDQPSDAAVLVPIVDRADDYGLLFTKRADHLGEHPGQMSFPGGGVEPEDASIRETAIREANEEIGLDPDEPTVVGQLDDISTITGYAVTPFVAWVPDRTYVPDDHEVAEIAVLSLSALLDPDVYEYEHHERPDGGTSIIHYFHVDGYTVWGATARILVQFLDLATDFHAAARIDRTVD from the coding sequence ATGGATTCTCTCGATATCGAACCGATCACGCGCCACACGCCGACGCCGATCGACGATCAGCCGTCCGACGCGGCTGTCCTCGTTCCGATCGTGGATCGGGCCGACGACTACGGCCTGCTGTTCACCAAACGCGCAGACCACCTCGGCGAACACCCCGGACAGATGAGCTTTCCCGGCGGTGGCGTCGAACCCGAAGACGCCTCGATCCGCGAGACGGCGATACGGGAGGCCAACGAGGAGATCGGCCTCGACCCCGACGAACCGACCGTCGTCGGGCAGCTGGACGACATCAGCACGATAACCGGGTACGCGGTGACGCCGTTCGTCGCCTGGGTTCCCGACCGGACGTACGTCCCCGACGACCACGAAGTGGCCGAGATCGCCGTTCTCTCGCTCTCGGCGTTGCTCGACCCCGATGTGTACGAATACGAACACCACGAGCGGCCGGATGGTGGGACGTCGATTATTCACTACTTTCACGTTGACGGCTACACCGTCTGGGGGGCGACCGCGCGCATCCTCGTGCAATTTCTCGATCTCGCGACGGACTTTCACGCGGCGGCGCGGATCGACCGGACCGTCGACTGA
- a CDS encoding DUF7109 family protein, with amino-acid sequence MEPTVDELAGIVDLFGALTRSELERALTELAARTGRSEPAAADAIDAALESFALLACDVDGSDGFVAGPAAFPTLPPHAEDLPHILEVPPRSPSADELARLAGERFAAEVDQAVDANDEAHARDLLDLSYEVEAWAPVDLDDERDRLDALCD; translated from the coding sequence ATGGAGCCGACCGTGGACGAGCTGGCGGGAATCGTCGACCTCTTCGGGGCACTCACCCGGTCGGAACTGGAGCGAGCGCTGACGGAACTCGCCGCGCGAACGGGCCGATCCGAACCGGCGGCAGCCGACGCCATCGATGCGGCGCTCGAGTCGTTCGCCCTGCTCGCCTGCGATGTCGATGGCTCGGACGGATTTGTGGCCGGACCGGCTGCCTTTCCGACACTGCCCCCGCACGCGGAGGACCTGCCGCACATCCTCGAGGTCCCCCCTCGATCGCCGTCGGCCGACGAACTGGCCCGTCTGGCAGGAGAGCGCTTCGCCGCCGAGGTCGACCAGGCGGTCGACGCGAACGACGAGGCGCACGCTCGCGACCTCCTCGACCTGAGTTACGAGGTCGAGGCCTGGGCGCCGGTCGACCTCGACGACGAACGCGACCGCCTCGACGCACTGTGTGATTGA
- a CDS encoding glycosyl transferase family 2, with the protein MEFVQERITTLHDFGRGSPPAVDPALAETAVVVPMTDRDHASLAAERVFSQLERVDPAVVFVPVRAPAQRIDDFETWLSSFDLSLQVLWCNAPAVERTLESVGLDDGFGKGHDVWLALGPATERASYVVVHDADASSFESDHVRRLLAPLTMEYSFAKGYYARVENDRLYGRLVRLFYEPLVRALEAHHDAAIVSYLCAIRYALAGEFAMTADLARTVRAPRSWGLELGVLGDAFAAAGFDGSAQVDLGHHEHDHRAVAGETGLEGMSRRVGETLFHVLADHGVRPTYDELSQAYLAAGRRLVSQYRTDAQFNGLSYDASAEYAQLERYVTAIEAPGPDRRLPTWETVDLSPDDVLTVATDWT; encoded by the coding sequence ATGGAGTTCGTCCAGGAGCGGATCACGACGCTACACGACTTCGGTCGGGGGAGCCCGCCCGCCGTCGACCCGGCCCTGGCCGAGACGGCGGTCGTCGTACCGATGACCGATCGGGACCACGCGAGCCTCGCGGCCGAGCGGGTGTTCTCCCAACTCGAGCGCGTCGACCCCGCGGTCGTGTTCGTCCCCGTGCGGGCGCCGGCGCAGCGGATCGACGACTTCGAAACCTGGCTCTCGTCGTTCGACCTCTCGCTCCAGGTCCTGTGGTGTAACGCGCCGGCCGTCGAACGGACTCTCGAATCGGTCGGCCTGGACGACGGGTTCGGCAAGGGCCACGACGTCTGGCTGGCGCTCGGCCCGGCCACCGAGCGGGCGTCGTACGTCGTCGTCCACGACGCCGACGCCAGCAGCTTCGAGTCCGACCACGTGCGCCGGCTGCTCGCACCCCTGACGATGGAGTACTCGTTCGCCAAGGGGTACTACGCCCGTGTCGAGAACGACCGCCTGTACGGTCGCCTCGTTCGCCTCTTCTACGAACCGCTGGTTCGCGCTCTCGAGGCACACCACGACGCCGCGATCGTCTCGTACCTGTGTGCGATTCGCTACGCGCTCGCCGGCGAGTTCGCGATGACCGCCGATCTGGCCCGAACCGTCCGCGCACCGCGTTCGTGGGGGCTGGAGCTGGGCGTCCTCGGCGACGCGTTCGCGGCTGCCGGATTCGACGGCTCCGCCCAGGTCGATCTCGGCCACCACGAACACGATCACCGCGCTGTCGCCGGCGAGACCGGGCTCGAGGGAATGAGCCGCCGCGTCGGCGAGACGCTGTTTCACGTCCTCGCCGACCACGGTGTACGACCGACCTACGACGAGTTGAGTCAGGCGTACCTCGCGGCGGGTCGACGCCTCGTCTCGCAGTATCGGACCGACGCCCAGTTCAACGGGCTCTCGTACGACGCGTCGGCAGAGTACGCCCAGCTCGAACGATACGTGACGGCCATCGAGGCACCCGGCCCGGACCGGCGCCTCCCCACCTGGGAGACGGTCGACCTCTCTCCGGACGACGTGCTGACCGTGGCGACGGACTGGACCTGA
- a CDS encoding MFS transporter: protein MTRRTVSPRAGVFGSLCVLVFLVNFARVIYAPLLEPFRTAFGVSEAAVGLLATLVWIGSAAPRFPTGYLLTRYPRHRVVLGSGLVLAASSAVAAAAPSFVTLSVATVLVGIASGVYYVAASPLIGQLYPGRVGRAIGIHGTASQIAAVVAPGTVGVALAARFWPFAAWRGLFVSLSVAALGSAILFWAAARRSTISDPQTLDLRLRVALAAHWRLILAGIAVIGLAGLLWNGVFNFYVTYLVTEKGLTSADARLALTVVFAAGVPAFWVAGLLADRLQFVPLMLGILVAFVGSMLSLVAVQSVVPVLVVSAVLGFVMHSLFPVTDTYVLTSLPEAHSGSGYAVFSGAMMPIQAIGSVVVGVLVDVGFSFDAVFTALSIGVAALTAVLVVLTVAGWIPTGANG from the coding sequence ATCACTCGGCGGACTGTCTCGCCCCGGGCGGGCGTGTTCGGCTCGCTCTGTGTCCTGGTGTTCCTGGTCAACTTTGCCAGGGTGATTTACGCGCCACTACTCGAACCCTTCCGGACCGCGTTCGGGGTGAGCGAGGCGGCCGTCGGCCTGCTGGCCACCCTCGTCTGGATCGGGAGTGCGGCGCCGCGGTTTCCGACCGGCTACCTGCTGACGCGCTATCCGCGTCACCGGGTCGTGCTCGGCTCGGGCCTGGTCCTCGCCGCATCGTCGGCGGTGGCCGCAGCGGCGCCGTCGTTCGTGACGCTCTCTGTCGCGACGGTGCTCGTTGGGATCGCCAGCGGTGTCTACTACGTGGCGGCAAGCCCGCTCATCGGTCAGCTGTATCCCGGCCGGGTGGGCCGAGCGATCGGTATACACGGTACGGCGAGCCAGATAGCCGCCGTTGTCGCCCCCGGCACCGTCGGGGTCGCACTCGCCGCTCGTTTCTGGCCGTTCGCAGCCTGGCGCGGTCTGTTCGTCTCGCTCTCGGTCGCAGCGCTCGGATCGGCGATCCTGTTCTGGGCCGCCGCCAGACGATCGACCATCTCCGACCCGCAGACACTCGACCTGCGGTTACGCGTCGCGCTCGCCGCTCACTGGCGGCTCATCCTCGCCGGGATCGCCGTGATCGGCCTCGCCGGCTTGCTGTGGAACGGCGTCTTCAACTTCTACGTGACCTACCTCGTCACTGAGAAGGGGCTCACGAGCGCCGACGCCCGGCTCGCGCTCACGGTGGTATTCGCGGCCGGCGTCCCCGCGTTCTGGGTTGCGGGCCTCCTCGCTGATCGTCTCCAGTTCGTCCCACTCATGCTCGGCATCCTCGTCGCGTTCGTCGGCTCGATGCTCTCGCTCGTAGCGGTGCAGTCGGTCGTCCCCGTGCTGGTCGTCTCCGCCGTTCTCGGCTTCGTCATGCACTCGCTGTTTCCAGTCACCGACACGTACGTTCTCACGTCACTCCCGGAGGCCCACAGCGGGAGCGGCTACGCGGTCTTCAGCGGCGCGATGATGCCGATCCAGGCGATCGGCAGCGTCGTCGTCGGTGTCCTCGTGGACGTCGGGTTCTCCTTCGATGCCGTCTTCACCGCACTCTCGATCGGTGTGGCCGCCCTGACGGCCGTCCTGGTCGTGTTGACCGTCGCTGGCTGGATACCCACCGGCGCGAACGGGTGA
- a CDS encoding HVO_0758 family zinc finger protein, which produces MKSIRKALREGELEKDTYDRVTCATCGKSLKTENDPDSITTIRRCPDCGTEWKAIR; this is translated from the coding sequence ATGAAATCCATCAGAAAGGCGCTCCGGGAGGGTGAACTCGAGAAGGACACCTACGATCGCGTCACCTGCGCGACCTGCGGCAAGTCGCTCAAGACGGAGAACGATCCCGACTCCATCACCACCATTCGCCGGTGTCCGGACTGCGGCACCGAGTGGAAAGCGATCCGATAG
- a CDS encoding DHH family phosphoesterase, whose product MVDRFTAVISGDPSGGVVTVGGLEVDAITATDPLVLSAAVLVVVLVGAGSLVLYRWLNRPPGDRLRRLLAKRDEVAILMHPNPDPDAMACAMGVARLAETVGTDVTLQYPGQIRHQENRAFRTLLELDLEQIEAASELAADDVVLVDHNTARGFTGSQQIEPIAVVDHHPGNGSGTQFTDVRPDYGAASTIVVEYLTDIGAKLAAEVDDGEASAPLVSESLATGLLYGIQSDTNQLTKGCSPAEFDASATLFPGIDEDLLDRIANPQVADEVLEIKADAIRNRRVEGSFAICDVGSIGNVDAIPQAADELMHLEGVTAVVVYGENDGTLHLSGRSRDDRVHMGETLRHVVSDIPMASAGGHARMGGGEISIEHMAGLGPSDGVSREEFEQRLFAGLSGER is encoded by the coding sequence ATGGTCGATCGGTTCACCGCGGTGATATCCGGTGATCCGTCCGGTGGGGTGGTCACGGTGGGTGGCCTCGAGGTGGACGCGATCACAGCCACGGATCCGCTGGTACTCTCCGCAGCCGTACTCGTGGTCGTCCTGGTCGGTGCCGGCTCTCTGGTCCTCTATCGGTGGCTCAACAGACCACCCGGCGACCGACTTCGTCGCCTGCTCGCGAAGCGAGACGAGGTCGCGATCCTCATGCACCCGAACCCGGATCCCGACGCGATGGCGTGTGCCATGGGCGTGGCCAGACTCGCCGAGACGGTCGGTACCGACGTGACGCTTCAGTATCCGGGACAGATCCGTCATCAGGAGAACCGCGCGTTTCGGACGCTCCTCGAACTCGATCTCGAGCAGATCGAGGCGGCCTCCGAACTTGCCGCGGACGACGTGGTGCTGGTCGATCACAACACCGCGCGCGGATTCACGGGATCGCAACAGATCGAACCGATCGCCGTCGTCGACCACCACCCGGGTAACGGTTCGGGGACGCAGTTCACCGACGTCCGCCCGGACTACGGGGCGGCGTCTACGATCGTCGTCGAGTACCTGACCGATATCGGGGCGAAACTGGCGGCCGAAGTCGACGACGGCGAGGCGTCGGCGCCCCTCGTCTCCGAGTCGCTCGCGACCGGATTATTGTACGGGATCCAGTCCGACACGAACCAGCTGACGAAAGGATGTTCACCGGCGGAGTTCGACGCCAGCGCGACGCTCTTTCCCGGGATCGACGAAGATCTGCTCGATCGGATCGCCAATCCACAGGTCGCAGACGAGGTCCTCGAGATCAAGGCGGACGCGATCAGGAATCGCCGCGTCGAGGGATCGTTCGCGATCTGTGACGTCGGTTCGATCGGTAACGTCGACGCGATCCCGCAGGCGGCGGACGAGTTGATGCACCTAGAGGGTGTGACTGCGGTCGTCGTGTACGGTGAAAACGACGGGACGCTTCACCTCTCCGGTCGATCTCGTGACGACCGCGTGCACATGGGCGAGACGTTGCGACACGTCGTCAGCGACATTCCGATGGCGTCCGCCGGCGGTCACGCGCGTATGGGCGGCGGTGAGATATCCATCGAGCACATGGCCGGCCTCGGTCCGTCGGACGGAGTCAGCAGGGAAGAGTTCGAACAGCGTCTGTTCGCGGGTCTGTCGGGTGAACGGTAG
- a CDS encoding SDR family oxidoreductase, with product MRVAILGCGYVGLELGRQLTQAGHEVVGVRRSDEGLATIEEAGFDAVRADVTDAASLSAVPDADAVVFTASSGGGDADAARTVYVDGLRTAIEHFGGRSRSPDRLVYTSSTGVHGDHDGDWVDSTTPIEPATEKAAVLAEAERIALERPPEYAIDGTVARLAGIYGPGRYRVDRYLEGPVTEGILNLVHRDDAAGAVRHLLTTDAGRGVVVQVVDEEPVARWELADWLATRCGRDPPPKRTKRERLAADDLTDRAERRLLTSKRCANDRLVSTGYEYTYPTFRDGYRDVVDDRDS from the coding sequence ATGCGCGTGGCCATCCTCGGCTGTGGATACGTCGGCCTCGAACTCGGGCGCCAGTTGACCCAAGCGGGCCACGAGGTCGTCGGTGTTCGTCGGAGTGACGAGGGGCTCGCAACGATCGAAGAGGCGGGTTTCGACGCCGTTCGGGCGGACGTCACCGATGCAGCGTCGCTGTCGGCGGTCCCCGACGCCGACGCGGTCGTCTTCACCGCGAGCAGCGGCGGCGGGGACGCAGATGCGGCCCGTACCGTCTACGTCGACGGCCTCCGGACGGCGATCGAGCACTTCGGCGGTCGATCCCGGTCGCCGGACCGGCTCGTCTACACCTCGTCGACGGGCGTTCACGGCGACCACGACGGCGACTGGGTCGACTCGACGACACCGATCGAACCGGCCACGGAGAAGGCGGCAGTCCTGGCCGAGGCTGAACGCATCGCGCTCGAGCGTCCACCGGAGTACGCCATCGACGGAACGGTCGCCAGGCTGGCCGGCATTTACGGCCCCGGTCGGTATCGCGTGGATCGATACCTCGAGGGACCGGTCACCGAGGGCATCCTGAATCTGGTTCACCGCGACGACGCGGCGGGGGCCGTTCGACACCTCCTCACCACCGATGCGGGCCGCGGTGTCGTCGTCCAGGTCGTCGACGAAGAGCCGGTGGCCAGGTGGGAGCTTGCCGACTGGCTCGCGACGCGTTGCGGACGTGATCCGCCCCCGAAGCGAACGAAACGCGAGCGACTCGCGGCGGACGATCTGACGGATCGGGCCGAACGCCGCCTCCTGACCAGTAAGCGGTGTGCCAACGATAGACTCGTCTCGACGGGGTACGAATATACGTACCCCACGTTCCGCGATGGGTACCGCGACGTGGTCGACGACCGCGATTCGTGA